AGGAGATGAACTGCTCGCTGGCCCAGTGCCTCGAGGTGGTCGGGGAGTGGTGGACGCTGCTGATCGTGCGCGACGCCCTGTTCGGCGTGACGCGCTTCGACGACTTCCGCGCCCGCCTCGGGATCGCCCGCAATGTGCTCACTCAGCGCCTCGAGCATCTGGTCGAGCACGGGGTGCTGAGCCGGGAGCCCTACCAGGACAAACCGGTTCGCTACGACTACCGGCTCACCCCGAAAGGTCGTTCGCTGTGGTTGGTCGTCACCGCGATGCGTCAGTGGGGCGACGAATGGTCCGCGCCGGACGGCCCTCCAGTGCAGACCTTGCACGCCACGTGCGGAAACCTGGCGACCGTCGAGCCGGTGTGCTCCGAATGCGGGGAACGCGTCGCGCCGCGCGACCTGCGTCCCGTACTCGGTCCCGGCGCCAAGGACCCATCCCTCCTGCCCTCGAGCTGAACGGGTTGCGGCCGGTTCCGCGTTCGCCGCCGCGCGGCGATAGGCTGCGGCGGTGGCGGACGGGCGAGTGCGGCAACTGATCGACACGGTGGCATGGGTGCGCATCGAGGACGGACGAATCCTCTGCGCCAGACCGCGCGGCAAGGACATCTTCTACATCCCGGGCGGCAAGCGCGAGGGCGGCGAAACCGATCTGCAGACTCTGCTGCGCGAGATCGAGGAAGAGCTGACCGTCGCGCTGTTGCCGGAGACCGCCGCGCACGTGGGCACCTACGAGGCGTCGCACGGCCCGGTGGACGGGGCGGTGGTGCGAATGAGCTGCTACACCGCGGATTACCGTGGAACGCTGGCCGCGAGCAGCGAAATCGAGGAGGTCGCGTGGTTCTCCTACGCCGACCGCGTTCTCGTCCCCCCGGTCGATCAGTTGCTGTTCGACGATCTGGTGCACGCGGGCTTGCTACGGTGAATCGCGGACCGGACAGCGCTACCGTCGGCGGTATGTCGTGGCTTCGGACACTCCTGCGCTATGCCGCCTACGCCCTGCGGGCGCTACCGCTGGCGGCGCGGCGGATTCCGACCCGGCTACGCGTGCCGCGGCGAATGCTCGGCGAATCCGTTCTGCCGCGTAAATTCTCCGCGCTGCGCTCGGTGTCGCACTCGGTGCTCAGCGGCGGGGTGGGCCTGCTGGCCTGGTTCCTGGCATTCCTCGCGGTCGTGGCCGCGTTCCGCGGCGTCTGCTTCCCGCTCGTCGCCGGTGACGACCTGCACGGGTCCTGGGGCGGGCCCACCTTGGCGGGCGCTTGGGCGGTGCACGCGGTGCTGGGCGTCGGTCTGCTGCCGGTGTGGCTGCTGATTCTGTCCGGTCTGGGCGCGTTCCAGTTGCGGCTCACCCGCGGGCTGCTCGGCCGGAACGGGCCGCGGTGGCCCGCTCCGGTCGCGGTCGCGCTCGTCGCGGGCGGCGTGCTGCTTTTCGTGGCCTGGCTACGGCAGGTGTGAGGCCCGCCGAAGCCTAGGGGGCGCCCTCGCCGCGGGGGCGCTCAGGTGGTGGCGTGTGCGCGCTGCGCCCGCTGGATCAGGTGCTCCACGAGGGTGAGCAGCACGTCTTTGCAGGAGCTGCGGTCGCGCGCGTCGCAGAGCATGACGGGGGTGACCGAGTCGAGGTCGAGGGCGTCACGCACTTCGTCGATGGTGTAGCGCGGCGCGCCGTCGAAGCAGTTGACGCCCACCATGAACGGCAGGCGGCGCCGCTCGAAGAAGTCCACGGCCGCGAAGGAGTTGCCCAGCCTGCGAGTGTCGGCCAGCACGACAGCGCCGAGCGCGCCGCGCGCCAGTTCGTCCCAGAGGAACCAGAACCGGTCCTGCCCGGGTGTGCCGAACAGGTACAGCACCAGGTCACGGTCGATGGTGAGCCTGCCGAAGTCCAGGGCGACGGTGGTCGTGGACTTCTGCTCGACGCCCGACAGATCGTCGATGCCGGTGCTCACCTCGGTGATCAGCTCCTCGGTGCGCAAGGGCGCGACCTCGCTGATGGCCGAGACCATCGTGGTCTTGCCGACGCCGAACCCGCCGGCGACGAGGATCTTGACCGACGCGGCCAGCTGCGGTGTGCCGCTCGGGTCAAAGTTTTCGGATTCCATCCAGTACCGCTCGCAATATGTTGAGGTCATCGGGTCCGGCCTCCGTCGGAACGGGAGCACGGAAAATCAGTTGCCCGTCGCCGATCAGGTCACCGACGAGGATCTTCGTCACCGCCAGCGGCAAACGCAACTGTGCGGAGAGTTCGGCGACGGTCTGCGAAACCCGGCACAGCCGAAGGATATCGGCGTACTCGGGTTCACTGCGTCGCAACGTGGGCGCGGAGGTGTCCGCGATCACGGTGGTGAGCATATCCAGTTCGGGTCCGGCGCCCGCGGTGCGCCCGCGGGTGAGCGCGTAGGGACGCACCAGCGGTCCGGCCGCCTCATCGAACCAGGGCTCACGCGGATGGGTCATGGCAGGACTTACTCGACATGTCCGACGAGGTCTTGACGGGCAGTCGTGGACAGGTAGTTGCCGACCCGCTGCACGGTCAGGTTCATCTCGTAGGCCACCATGCCGAGGTTGGCCGATTCGGCGGCTTGCAGTGCCAGGCAGGCGTTGTCGCCCGCGGAGGTCACGAACAGCACCGCGCGGTCGAGTTCGATGACCGCCTGCCGGACGCCACCGCCGTCGAATCGGTTGCCCGCGCTGCGCGCCAGCCCGTAGAGCGCCGAGGACATCGCGCCGAAATGTTCGGCGTCCTCGCGGCTCATACCGCTGGAGCGGCCCAGTAGTAGCCCGTCGGTGGACAGCACCACCGCGTGGCGCACGCCGGCCAGCCGGTCGACGAGATCGTCGAGCAGCCAATTCAGATCACCTGCGGGAGAAGCGGACACCCCTAGCCTTCCTGTTCGTCGGAGATGACGGCGCGACGGCCCTGCCTGGTCCCGTTCTCGATGGCGGACATCAGATCGCGGGCCTGCTCGGCGGAGCGTGGCGGCTGCACGGAGGCGGCCTGCTCCTGGACCGGCTGCGCCAATTGCGGTGCGAGGTTGGTCTGTCGGGTGCGCCGGGGAAGCGCCGGGCGGCCGTCGGGGCCCGGTTGCATCGGCGCCTCGGTATACGGGCGGGGTCCGTAGCGCGGGAGCGCGGCGGCTTCGACCGGCAGGGTCGCGACGGACGACGGCGCGGTCTGCACTGCGGTCTCCGTCTCCGCCGCGACCGACGGGCCGTCGAAGAGCCTGCCGCGGCGGCCGGGATCGGTGAGCTCCGCCGGTGTCTGCGGCGCACCGGAATCGGTCGCGATGAGGGCGGACGGAACCAGCACGATGGCCTTGATGCCGCCGTAGTCGGAGTCCGAGAGCCGCACCGCGATGCCGTGGCGCGCGGCCAGCTGCGCGACCACGAACAACCCCAGCCGCGAGTCCGCCGACAGCGCAGCCACCCCGAAATCCGGTGGATCGCATAGCATCTCGTTCATCGTGGCCCGGTCTTCTTCGGACATGCCCATGCCCTGGTCGGCGATCTCGACCACGATGCCCTTGCCGACCACGTTGCCGGAGACCTCGACCCGCGACTGCGGTGGCGAGAAGGAGGTCGCGTTGTCCACCAGTTCGGCGAGCAGGTGGATGAGGTCGGCGACCACGGTGCCGAGCACGCGGACCTCGGGCAGCCGGGCCACCCGGACCCGGGCGTAGTCGAGCGTCTCGCCGACGGCGCTGCGCACCAAATCGACCAGCGGGACCGGGTTGCGCCACTGCCTGCCCGGTTTGCCGCCGCCGAGGATGGTGAGGTTCTCGGCGTTGCGCCGCTCGCGCGTCGCGAGGTGGTCGAGCCGGAACAACGTGTCGAGCAGGACCGGATCCTCCTGCCGCTGCTCGGCTTCGTCCAGAATCTCCAGCTGCCGGTGCACTACGATCTGGCTGCGGTGCGCGATGTTCAGGAAGACCGCCTTCACGCCTTCCCGGGTGCGGGCCTCGGCCACCGCCGCGGCGACGGCGGCGGAATGCGCGTGCTGGAACGCCTTGGCCACCTGGCCGATCTCGTCGCTGCCGTAGTCGAGAACGGAGGATTCGGCCGCGGGGTCGACGGTTTCGCCGTCGCGCAGTCTGCGCATCATGTCCGGCAACCGTTCGTCGGCCAAGGCCAGCGTC
Above is a genomic segment from Nocardia sputorum containing:
- a CDS encoding NUDIX hydrolase; translated protein: MADGRVRQLIDTVAWVRIEDGRILCARPRGKDIFYIPGGKREGGETDLQTLLREIEEELTVALLPETAAHVGTYEASHGPVDGAVVRMSCYTADYRGTLAASSEIEEVAWFSYADRVLVPPVDQLLFDDLVHAGLLR
- a CDS encoding DUF742 domain-containing protein; protein product: MTHPREPWFDEAAGPLVRPYALTRGRTAGAGPELDMLTTVIADTSAPTLRRSEPEYADILRLCRVSQTVAELSAQLRLPLAVTKILVGDLIGDGQLIFRAPVPTEAGPDDLNILRAVLDGIRKL
- a CDS encoding GTP-binding protein: MESENFDPSGTPQLAASVKILVAGGFGVGKTTMVSAISEVAPLRTEELITEVSTGIDDLSGVEQKSTTTVALDFGRLTIDRDLVLYLFGTPGQDRFWFLWDELARGALGAVVLADTRRLGNSFAAVDFFERRRLPFMVGVNCFDGAPRYTIDEVRDALDLDSVTPVMLCDARDRSSCKDVLLTLVEHLIQRAQRAHATT
- a CDS encoding winged helix-turn-helix transcriptional regulator; translation: MRRTSFEEMNCSLAQCLEVVGEWWTLLIVRDALFGVTRFDDFRARLGIARNVLTQRLEHLVEHGVLSREPYQDKPVRYDYRLTPKGRSLWLVVTAMRQWGDEWSAPDGPPVQTLHATCGNLATVEPVCSECGERVAPRDLRPVLGPGAKDPSLLPSS
- a CDS encoding sensor histidine kinase; amino-acid sequence: MFRARLGVRTRILAIALIPSLTLLVVGVGATSYLVAEGTKAKDWAAENQKAIPSTREMMEAVQQERHLTLAHLSGDGTAATALGAARMRLDGALRGLIQASEGIRDVDDSKLGDNVANFTTLTQNMSAVRGGVDAAALPPADAYMFYNRLLDVISVGTKVAEQTAPYTEIGVRIATGMRLFNATEAMARSNALGGLYIDGPTPPAIPAEEYIRQIGFYHSEIAALGAELEGAEQRHLQTLIASPAWQQLTTMENAVVQRAMASAQPPSTGSSTSGSGARASSPPPLPLSTQEWHSAAAEVNRGLIDAWTTHNRASQKLAEDKAAAAATRSAFAGGGVLVVSVLAFLIAVIIANRVIRRLKRLRGQTLALADERLPDMMRRLRDGETVDPAAESSVLDYGSDEIGQVAKAFQHAHSAAVAAAVAEARTREGVKAVFLNIAHRSQIVVHRQLEILDEAEQRQEDPVLLDTLFRLDHLATRERRNAENLTILGGGKPGRQWRNPVPLVDLVRSAVGETLDYARVRVARLPEVRVLGTVVADLIHLLAELVDNATSFSPPQSRVEVSGNVVGKGIVVEIADQGMGMSEEDRATMNEMLCDPPDFGVAALSADSRLGLFVVAQLAARHGIAVRLSDSDYGGIKAIVLVPSALIATDSGAPQTPAELTDPGRRGRLFDGPSVAAETETAVQTAPSSVATLPVEAAALPRYGPRPYTEAPMQPGPDGRPALPRRTRQTNLAPQLAQPVQEQAASVQPPRSAEQARDLMSAIENGTRQGRRAVISDEQEG
- a CDS encoding roadblock/LC7 domain-containing protein; translation: MSASPAGDLNWLLDDLVDRLAGVRHAVVLSTDGLLLGRSSGMSREDAEHFGAMSSALYGLARSAGNRFDGGGVRQAVIELDRAVLFVTSAGDNACLALQAAESANLGMVAYEMNLTVQRVGNYLSTTARQDLVGHVE